The genome window AAGAGCGCAATATCCACCGCCAGCTGCTGAAGAGCCACCCAGCATATGGACGATGACGTCGACGCCGCCGAGACGTTGGCCCGCGACGTCTGCCACGATTGCGCAGCCTTCCTCGGTGGTCAGATCCGCTTCGACGAACAATTCTTCCGGCAGGTTTTCCGGACGGGCCCGCGCTGTCGTCAGCACCTGCGCGCCTAGTTCCCGAAACAGTCTGACGGTCGCGGCACCTGTACCTTTGGTTCCGGCCGTAATGAGGGCCCGTTTGCCTCTCAGGTTGAGAAAGTCGGCCATTATAAGATCTCCAGCCTGACGATCTTGTCGCCCTTGATAGTGAAGGCGTGGGTGAGAGTCACAGGACTACCAGGAAACTGGCCGCTCACCTTGGCGCGAACAACGGCCTTGTTGCCATCGACGGTGGATTCCACAGGTTCGGCAACGTAGTGCGTCGCCTCCTTCGCCGCCACCCACCATTCGCGGATTGAGACGGCGCCCTGATGGCGAGCTCCCTCGTCTTCGACGACCGCTTCAATCGCAAAGGTGTTCAACAGCGTATCCACGTCGCTGCGGCTGTCTGCGTCAAAGTAAATGTTCACAATATCGGGCATATCCATCCTGTTTCTCCTCATGATCTGACCCGATAGTTAGCGCTCGACCATTGCATGAATAAGTGGGATAAACCGGCATGCGATATTGAACAGATCGGGACAATGGAACAGGCCAGCCTGAAGGAACTCGAAGCGGCCGCCGCGATTGCCCGGCGCGGGACATTCCGCGCAGCCGCCATAGATCTCGGCATGTCCACGACCGCGCTGAGCCACA of Rhizobium sp. BT04 contains these proteins:
- a CDS encoding nuclear transport factor 2 family protein, yielding MDMPDIVNIYFDADSRSDVDTLLNTFAIEAVVEDEGARHQGAVSIREWWVAAKEATHYVAEPVESTVDGNKAVVRAKVSGQFPGSPVTLTHAFTIKGDKIVRLEIL